The nucleotide window CATTCGACCTTGCCGCCCAGACCCTCGACCAGCTGCTTCAGCGCGAACGCCGCCTCGACCGGGGCCAGATCGCCCACCAGCCCCGCGACCTTGCGGCCCGTCATCGCCGCCGCCACCGCCGCCAGCGCCTCGGGCCAGCTGGCCTTGCGCAGCTTGCCCGCCTCGCGGATATAGGGCGTGTCCAGCCGCTGCCGGCGCAGCCCGTCCCAGACGAAGCGGGTCTTGTCGCTGATCCACTCTTCATTCACGCCGTCATTGTTGCGCGGCAGGATCCGCATCACTTCGCGGCCCTTGCAATCCACCCGGATATTGCTGCCAAGCGCGTCCATCACGTCGATGGTCTCGGTCTTGGTCAGCTCCCACGGGCGGGCGGTAAAGGCATAGGGCTTGCTGACCAGCGCGCCCACCGGGCAGAGGTCGATGATATTGCCTTGCAGGTTCGAATCCAGCGTCAGGTTCAGATAGCTGGTGATCTCGCTATCCTCGCCGCGCCCGGTCTGGCCCATCTGGGTGATGCCGGCCACCTCGGAGGTGAAGCGCACGCAGCGGGTGCAGCTGATGCAGCGGGTCATGTGCGTCTCGACCAGCGGGCCGAGGTTCAGGTCCTCGCTGGCGCGCTTCGGCTCGCGGTAGCGGCTGAAATCGACGCCGTAGGCCATCGCCTGGTCCTGCAGGTCGCATTCGCCGCCCTGGTCGCAGATCGGGCAATCCAGCGGGTGGTTGATGAGCAGGAACTCCATCACCCCCTCGCGGGCCTTCTTCACCATCGGCGAGTTGGTCTTGATGACCGAAGGCTCGCCATTCGGGCCGGGGCGCAAGTCCTTGACCTGCATCGCGCAGCTTGCCGCCGGCTTCGGCGGGCCGCCGACGACCTCGACGAGGCACATCCGGCAGTTGCCGGCGATCGACAGCCGCTCATGATAGCAAAAGCGCGGGATCTCGACGCCCGCCAGCTCGCAGGCCTGGATCAAGGTCAGGTTCGGATCGACCTCGACCTCGATGTCGTCGATGATGATCTTGCGGTCGGCCATTACACGCCCTCCATCGGGGTAGTTTCTTGCTTGTGGATCGGCCAGTCGAGCCGCCAGAGGATGACAAGCGGGGCAACGGTCAGGATCGGGACCAGCACGATTCCGAGCTGCGCGATCAGGAACACTGATTTAATTTCTGCAACGTTCATCGTCAGCTTGGCTGCGAACAGAGTGATCCAGCCAAGCACCGGCAGCGCGCCAAGCCACTGCTTTGCGCCCCTGAACCCGGCCTTGCGGAACAAGAGGACGAACATCACCGGCAAGAGCACGACAAACAAAAGCTGAGGGGCGCCATAAAACATTGCTCTACTCCCCCATCAATCGCGCACCGGCCGCAGACGCAGACAACGCGACACGAGCCTTCATGAACGATGCACCTTGCGTCTTCATGCGCAGGCCCCCGCGAATTCCCAAACTCCGGCACCGGCGAACTTGCCATGCGCAGAGCCGTCAAAGCGCCCGCCCTGCCCCTCGCAGGCCAGCGCGGCGGCCTCCTTGGCAACGCGGCCCTCGGAGTAATCCAGCGGCACCGCAGCGCGGCGCACCGCAACGCTCATCCCGCGCACCGGCACCGCGCCCGCAGGGGTGAAGCGCACCCCGTCCGGCCCCGGCCCGATCTCGGCGAGGAACGCCTTGCCCTCGACCGCCACGGGAATGCGGCCCGAAGGCGCAGCCGCCTCGGGTGCCGGCGCCGAGCAGGCGCCCAACACGCCTGCCCCCACCATGCCGATGATCCCCGCAGCCCGCATGTTCACTCCGCCGCCATCGCGCCCATGCGGCCGGTCTTCTTGGCCTTGATCCGGTCCTCGATCTCTTCGCGGTAATGCCGGATCAGGCCCTGGATCGGCCAGGCCGCCGCATCGCCAAGGGCGCAGATCGTGTGGCCCTCGACCTGCTTGGTCACGCTCAGCAGCATGTCGATCTCCTCGACCTCGGCCTCGCCCGTCACCAGCCGCTCCATCACCCGCATCATCCAGCCGGTGCCCTCGCGGCAGGGCGTGCATTGCCCGCAGCTTTCATGCTTGAAGAATTTCGACAGCCGCCACACCGCCTTGATGACATCGGTGGACTGGTCCATCACGATCATGCAGGCGGTGCCGAAGCTGGATTTCAGCTCGCGCATCCCGTCATAATCCATGATCGCCGCGTCGCACAGATCCGCCGGCAGGATCGGGCAGGACGCGCCGCCCGGGATCACCGCCTTGAGGTTGCTCCAGCCGCCGCGCACGCCGCCGCCATGCTTCTCGATCAGCTCCTTCATGCTGATCGACATCGTCTCCTCGATCACGCAGGGCGTGTTCACATGGCCCGACATCGCAAACAGCTTGACGCCGGCGTTGTTCGGCCGGCCAAAGCCCGCGAACCACTCGCCCCCGCGGCGCAGGATCGTCGGCACCACGGCGATGGATTCGACGTTGTTCACCGTGGTCGGGCAGCCGTAGAGGCCCGCACCCGCCGGGAACGGCGGCTTCATCCGCGGCATCCCCTTCTTGCCCTCGAGGCTTTCCAGCAGCGCGGTTTCCTCGCCGCAGATATAGGCGCCGGCGCCGTGATGCAGGTAAAGGTCGAAATCCCAGCCCGAGCCGGCGGCATTCGCGCCCAGAAGCCCCGCGTCATAGCACTCGTCGATCGCCGCCTGCAGCGCCTCGCGCTCGCGGATATACTCGCCGCGGATGTAGATGTAGCAGGCATTGGCATTCATGGCGAAGCTGGCAATCAGCGCGCCTTCGATCAGCGTATGCGGATCGTGGCGCATGATCTCGCGGTCCTTGCAGGTCGCGGGCTCGGATTCGTCGGCATTGATGACCAGATAGGCCGGGCGCCCGTCGCTTTGCTTGGGCATGAACGACCATTTGAGGCCCGTCGGGAACCCGGCGCCGCCGCGGCCGCGCAGGCCCGACTTCTTCATCTCGTCCACGATCCAGTCGCGGCCCTTGGCGATGATGCCGGCGGTGCCGTCCCAATGGCCGCGCGCCTGCGCGCCCTTCAGGCTGCGGTCATGCATCCCGTAGAGGTTGGTAAAGATCCGGTCCTGATCCTTCAGCATCGTTGCATCCTCAAATCACTGGCGCTTTTGCCGTTGCCAGATCCGCCAGGTCACGACCAGCGCCCAGAAGAACGCGGCCATCGCGGCCAGGTCGAACAGGAACACATAGCGGGCTTCAAGCCCGAACCTGCCGCCCAGCCATTGCGCCCCCATCCACAGCACCATCGTCACCGCGATCACGATGGCGACCATCCGCGCCTCGGCCGCTGTCGACTTGTCCTGTGGGGTCGGAGGCTTGGTCATCCTAGTAGTCGTTCGTCTTGGCGCGGTGCAGGAAGGCCTCGCGGCCCTCCTCGCAGATGATCCGCGCCTGCGACACCCAGCGGTCGCGGCTGGCGCGGCCCGGGAAGTTCGGCAGATTGGCATCGACCCAGGCCACATCCGCCTCGGTCCAGGCCGCGATCTGGTCGAAATGGAACACGCCAAGCCCGTGCAGTACCCGCTCGATCTTGGGGCCGATGCCCTCGATCAGCCGCAGCTCATCGGGCGTGCCGCCGCGCGCCTCGGCCAGGCCCGCGGGCTGCTGGCCGGTGGCGGCGGGCATGTCCGTGCTTGCCGGGGCATCCGCAGCGTCGGCAAGGGTCTCGGGCGCATTCTCCGCGGCAGAGGCGGGCGTTTCCGCCTCGGCGCCGGTGGTGGGCATCGGCGCCTCGGGCGTCGTCACCGGCGCGGTCGAGGGCGCATCGGCGGCGACGGGCTGCGAGGGCACCTCGGCGGCGCTGTCGGCGCCGGCTTCCTGCACGGTGATCCCGGTCATGTCGGCGGTCAGCCCGGCGCCGGGCGTCGGCTCCTCGGGCTCGCCCACGGCTTCGGTCACCGGACCGGCCTTCTTCAGCCAGGGCGTCAGCAGCGGAACCTCGGTCCCGTCGATGCGCTTCACGGTCTCGCCCAGATCCACCGCGCGCTGCACGCTGGCATTGTACTGGGTGCGGCCGCTGTCAAACTCCTTGAGGCTGGTCAGCCCGTTCAGCGGCTCCGACGAGAAGCGCCCGTTCTGCGGGCCGGGCACCGGCACCGCACCAGAGGCCAGATCGTCCAGCAGCTTGCGCAGCTGCTCGGCGGTCAGATCCTCGTAATAGTCCTTGCCGATCTGGGCCATAGGCGCATTGGCGCAGGCGCCGAGGCATTCGACCTCTTCCCAGGTGAACTTGCCGTTCTCCGACAGCGTGTAGGGCCGCGCGTTGATCTTTTCGCGGCAGACCGCGATCAGGTCCTCGGCACCGCAGATCATGCAGCTGGTGGTGCCGCAGATCTGAATATGCGCAATGCTTCCCGTGGGTTGCAGCTGGAACATGAAGTAGAAGGTCGCCACTTCCAGCGCCCGGATATGCGCAAGGCCCAGCATGCCCGCAACATGCTCGATGGCGGCACGGGTCAGCCAGCCCTGCTGCTCCTGCGCGCGCCAGAGCAGCGGAATGATCGCGCTGGCCTGGCGGCCGGCGGGGTATTTGGTGATCTGCGCTTCGGCCCAGGCCTGGTTGGCGGGGGTGAAGGCAAAGCCGGCGGGCTGTTCGTGATACAGGCGGCGAAGCATCAGACGGCGGCTCCGGTCAGGGGGACCGCGGCGCAGGGGCCGGCGATCAGGTGTTGCGAAAGGGCGGCGGTCATCAGCGGTCAATCTCCCCGAACACCACGTCCAGCGTGCCGATGATCGCCGACACGTCGGCCAGCTGGTGGCCGCTTGCGATCCAGTCCATCGACTGCAGGTGCAGGTAGCCCGGCGCGCGGATCTTGGCGCGGTAGGGCTTGTTGGTGCCATCGGCGACCAGATAGACGCCGAACTCGCCCTTGGGCGCCTCGACCGCGGCATAGACCTCGCCGGCGGGAACGTGGAAACCCTCGGTATAAAGCTTGAAGTGGTGGATCAGGCTTTCCATCGACCGCTTCATGTCGCCGCGCTTGGGCGGGGTGATCTTGCCGCGGGCCAGGATATCGCCTGGCTCGGCGCGCAGTTTCTTCAGCACCTGCAGGATGATGCTGGTCGACTCGCGCATCTCGGCCATGCGGCACAGATAGCGGTCGAAGCAATCGCCATTGGTGCCGACAGGAATCTGGAAGTCGAATTCGTCATAGCATTCATAGGGCTGGCTGCGGCGCAGGTCCCAGGCAAAGCCCGAGCCGCGCACCATCACGCCCGAATAGCCCCAGGTCAGGATATCCTCTTCCTTGACCACGCCGATATCGACGTTGCGCTGCTTGAAGATCCGGTTGTCGGTCAGCAGCCCGTCGATGTCATCCAGCAGTTTCGGGAAGGCCTTCGCCCAATCCTCGATATCGTCGATCAGCTTCGGCGGCAGGTCCTGGTGCACGCCGCCGGGCCGGAAATAGGCCGCGTGCAGCCGCGCGCCACTGGCGCGTTCGTAGAACACCATCAGCTCTTCGCGGGCGGTGAAGCCCCAGAGCGGCGGGGTCAGCGCGCCCACGTCCATCGCCTGTGTGGTGACGTTCATCAGGTGGTTGAGAATACGGCCGATCTCGCAGAACAGCACCCGGATCAGGCTGGCGCGGCGCGGGACCACGGTGCCGGTGAGGCGCTCGATAGCGAGGCACCAGGCATGTTCCTGGTTCATCGGGGCCACATAGTCCAGCCGGTCGAAATATGGCAGGTTCTGCAGGTAAGTCCGCGATTCCATGAGCTTTTCGGTCCCGCGATGCAGCAGGCCGATATGCGGGTCGCAGCGCTCGACGATCTCGCCGTCCAGCTCTAGCACCAGACGCAAAACTCCATGCGCCGCAGGGTGTTGCGGGCCGAAGTTAATGTTGAAGTTGCGGATCTTCTGCTCGCCGGTCAGCGCGTCGTCGAAGTTGCCATCCATCATACCCGGACCTCCGCCCTGTTGGCCTGCCACTCAAGCGGCAGCGGGCCGAAATTCTGTTCCACGAAGTCATATTGCGGCGCCAGGAAGGCCTGAGCCTCCAGCCGCTGCGCCGGGTTGATCGCCAGTTTCACGCCTTCATGCGTGCGCTCGCTGGTATCGGCCTTGCGCCAGGCGATGCCCAGGAAGGCACAGAGCCGGCGCAGGCCGGCCTCGGTCAGCAGCCGTTCCGAAAACTCGATCATCAGCTGCGCGGGCGGGATCGCCGCCTGCAGCCGCAGGATCGTCGCGCGATAGTCGCCCCGGGCCGGGATATGGGTTTCCATCCCGCGGCGCACCACCCGGTTCAGCACCCGGCGCGATTTCAGGCCGATCTCTTCGCCGGCGCGCAACTGGCGCTTGGCCTGCATCCGCACATGGCTCCAGAGCCGGTCCAGCGGATCGCGCATCAGGTAGAGCACCCGCACCGCCGGCGACAGGCCCGCCATCATCGTCAGCCGCTGTTCAGACAGCAGCGCATAGCCGGGGGTGATGTCGCCCACCAGACGCGCATCACGGGCCGCCGCAAAGAGGTAGTCGCGGTAGGCGCGCACCGCGCCGTCCGCATCCCCGGCCTGTGCCAGCGCCAGCGCGGCCACGATCTCGTCCACGTCGTCGATCTGCCGCTGCAGATTGCCCGCGCGCCATTCCCCTGCCCCGGCCAGCCGTGCCGCAAGGTCGCTGCGCAGCCGGGCATAGGTGTCGAACTGATGGGCATAGTCGTCGAAGTCGACTGTGTCGAAGAAATGCAGCTCCTTGATCGACCGCATCCGGCACTCTGGATGCGCGTGCAGATAGCGATACAGCCAGGAGGTCCCGGCCTTGGTCGCGCCCACGCAGAACAGGAGTGTCGGCTGGCCGGTCACGTTACGACTTTGCCCCCGCGTCCTTGGACTTCTCGTCACCCGGCAGCACGTAGCGCGCGCCCTCCCAGGGGGACATGAAGTCGAACTGCCGGTATTCCTGGGTCAGCGACACGGGCTCATAGACAACGCGCTTCTGCGCCTCGTCATAGCGGACCTCGGTATAGCCGGTGGTCGGGAAATCCTTGCGCAGCGGGAAGCCGCGGAAGCCGTAATCGGTCAGGATGCGCCGCAGGTCGGGATGACCCGAGAACAGGATCCCGAACATGTCGAACACCTCGCGCTCGAACCAGTTCGCCGCCGGATGGATGCCGGTGATCGAGGGCACCATATCCTCTTCGCGCAGGGCAACCTTCACCCGGACGCGGTGGTTCCGGTACATCGACAGCAGGTGATAGACCACGTCGAAACGCTCGGGCCGGGTCGGGTAATCCACCGCGGTGATGTCGACCAGTGTCGAGAAGGCACAGGTCGGATCGGCGCGCAGGAAGTCGATCAGGCCGCTGAGGCCGGCCAGGGTTGCAGTCACCGTCAGTTCGCCAAAGGCGATGGAGGTCGACACCACGGCATCGCCGCGGCGGGCCTCGATGTAACCGGCAAGTTCGGTCAGGGCTTCGGACATGCGCGCGCTCCTCAGCGGACGAGGGTGCCGGTGCGGCGGATCTTCCGCTGCAACTGCAGGATTCCATACAGAAGCGCCTCGGCCGTGGGCGGGCAGCCGGGCACGTAGATGTCCACCGGAACGATCCGGTCGCAGCCCCGCACCACCGAATAGCTGTAGTGGTAATAGCCACCGCCATTGGCGCAGGAGCCCATCGAGATCACGTAGCGCGGTTCGGGCATCTGGTCATAGACCTTGCGCAGCGCCGGGGCCATCTTGTTGGTCAGCGTGCCGGCGACGATCATCAGGTCGGACTGGCGCGGGCTGGCGCGCGGCGCGGTGCCGAAGCGCTCGATATCATAGCGCGGCATCGAGGTGTGCATCATCTCGACCGCGCAGCAGGCCAGGCCGAAGGTCATCCAGTGCAGGGAGCCGTTGCGCGCCCAGTTGATGACATCCTCGACCGAGGTCAGCAGGAAGCCCTTGTCCTGCAGGTCGCGGTTGAGCGCGGCCGTGGTGACTTCCTTGTCGGCGCCCGCGGTATGGGCGCCGGTCTGCACGCCCCCAGCAATCACTCCCATTCGAGCGCCCCCTTCTTCCATTCATAGGCGAAGCCCACGGTCAGCACGCCGAGGAATACCATCATCGACCAGAAGGCCACCTCGCTCAGCCCACCGAAGGCGACGGCCCAGGGGAACAGGAAGGCGACTTCCAGATCGAAGATGATGAACAGGATCGACACCAGGTAGAAGCGCACGTCGAACTTCATCCGCGCGTCATCAAAGGCGTTGAACCCGCATTCATAGGCCGAAACCTTTTCCGGGTCGGGGTTGCGCACCGCCACGATCACCGCGGCAAGCAGCAGCACCAAACCAAGCGCAATGGCCATCGCAAGGAAAATGAGGATGGGAAGGTATTCTCGCAGCAGATCGTCCACTGGTGGCTCCCTCGTGACGCGACGACGGGTCGCGCAGTTCCGGCTGCAGCCCGTTTACTCCCCCGCCCCGGCGCGGTCAACCGAAGGCAGGGGGGAAAATGTCCGTGCGGGGCGATGGTTGCAGGGTTGATTTCACCTTGTCCAGCCGCGATGTTCCGCGCCGCAGCATCGCGCGCCTCTGCGACGCGGCGTCGGATTGCGGGGCCGGTGCCGCGATGGGCATGGCGGCCGAAAGGCTGACGGAATCAGTTCGGAGGACAGAAGATGACCCAGCAAGATCCAGGCGCCCTGCCCGATCAGGCCGCGCGCAACGCCGCCCCCCGCGGCGCCCTGCCCGAGGGTGGTTTCGCGCCGCTGGTGCCCGAACTCGATGTGCGCGACCTGGCCGCCAGCCTGCGGTTCTGGTGCGGGCTGCTGGGGTTCTGCGTCGCCTATGACCGCCCCGCCGCAGGCTTTGCCTACCTGCAGCGCGAACGGGCGCAGGTGATGATCTGCCAGATCAACGGCGAATGGCTGACCGGCCCGCTGGAGCCCCCTTTCGGGCGCGGCATCAACCTGCAGATCGCCTGTT belongs to Frigidibacter mobilis and includes:
- the nuoG gene encoding NADH-quinone oxidoreductase subunit NuoG — its product is MADRKIIIDDIEVEVDPNLTLIQACELAGVEIPRFCYHERLSIAGNCRMCLVEVVGGPPKPAASCAMQVKDLRPGPNGEPSVIKTNSPMVKKAREGVMEFLLINHPLDCPICDQGGECDLQDQAMAYGVDFSRYREPKRASEDLNLGPLVETHMTRCISCTRCVRFTSEVAGITQMGQTGRGEDSEITSYLNLTLDSNLQGNIIDLCPVGALVSKPYAFTARPWELTKTETIDVMDALGSNIRVDCKGREVMRILPRNNDGVNEEWISDKTRFVWDGLRRQRLDTPYIREAGKLRKASWPEALAAVAAAMTGRKVAGLVGDLAPVEAAFALKQLVEGLGGKVECRTDGARLPAGQRGGYAGTARIEDIDGAGQIWIVGSNPRVEAPVLNARIRKAWTQGAEVHVIGAAVDLTYEYTHEGTGRDTLVRLAGSAGAAEKPALVIVGQGALTEADGEAVLAQAQALATALGGGLLVLHTAASRVGAMDVGAVTEGGMAAALEGAEVVYNLGADEVEIAPGPFVIYQGSHGDRGAHRADIILPGAAYTEENGLFVNTEGRPQLALRAGFPPGEAKENWAILRALSAELGAAQPWDSLAQLRRALVEAVPHLAMIDRVPENAPAVLELRAPASADFRGAVKDFYLTNPIARASALMAELSAMARARAETAMAAE
- the nuoF gene encoding NADH-quinone oxidoreductase subunit NuoF, with protein sequence MLKDQDRIFTNLYGMHDRSLKGAQARGHWDGTAGIIAKGRDWIVDEMKKSGLRGRGGAGFPTGLKWSFMPKQSDGRPAYLVINADESEPATCKDREIMRHDPHTLIEGALIASFAMNANACYIYIRGEYIREREALQAAIDECYDAGLLGANAAGSGWDFDLYLHHGAGAYICGEETALLESLEGKKGMPRMKPPFPAGAGLYGCPTTVNNVESIAVVPTILRRGGEWFAGFGRPNNAGVKLFAMSGHVNTPCVIEETMSISMKELIEKHGGGVRGGWSNLKAVIPGGASCPILPADLCDAAIMDYDGMRELKSSFGTACMIVMDQSTDVIKAVWRLSKFFKHESCGQCTPCREGTGWMMRVMERLVTGEAEVEEIDMLLSVTKQVEGHTICALGDAAAWPIQGLIRHYREEIEDRIKAKKTGRMGAMAAE
- a CDS encoding DUF5337 domain-containing protein, whose protein sequence is MTKPPTPQDKSTAAEARMVAIVIAVTMVLWMGAQWLGGRFGLEARYVFLFDLAAMAAFFWALVVTWRIWQRQKRQ
- a CDS encoding NADH-quinone oxidoreductase subunit E; its protein translation is MLRRLYHEQPAGFAFTPANQAWAEAQITKYPAGRQASAIIPLLWRAQEQQGWLTRAAIEHVAGMLGLAHIRALEVATFYFMFQLQPTGSIAHIQICGTTSCMICGAEDLIAVCREKINARPYTLSENGKFTWEEVECLGACANAPMAQIGKDYYEDLTAEQLRKLLDDLASGAVPVPGPQNGRFSSEPLNGLTSLKEFDSGRTQYNASVQRAVDLGETVKRIDGTEVPLLTPWLKKAGPVTEAVGEPEEPTPGAGLTADMTGITVQEAGADSAAEVPSQPVAADAPSTAPVTTPEAPMPTTGAEAETPASAAENAPETLADAADAPASTDMPAATGQQPAGLAEARGGTPDELRLIEGIGPKIERVLHGLGVFHFDQIAAWTEADVAWVDANLPNFPGRASRDRWVSQARIICEEGREAFLHRAKTNDY
- a CDS encoding NADH-quinone oxidoreductase subunit D; amino-acid sequence: MDGNFDDALTGEQKIRNFNINFGPQHPAAHGVLRLVLELDGEIVERCDPHIGLLHRGTEKLMESRTYLQNLPYFDRLDYVAPMNQEHAWCLAIERLTGTVVPRRASLIRVLFCEIGRILNHLMNVTTQAMDVGALTPPLWGFTAREELMVFYERASGARLHAAYFRPGGVHQDLPPKLIDDIEDWAKAFPKLLDDIDGLLTDNRIFKQRNVDIGVVKEEDILTWGYSGVMVRGSGFAWDLRRSQPYECYDEFDFQIPVGTNGDCFDRYLCRMAEMRESTSIILQVLKKLRAEPGDILARGKITPPKRGDMKRSMESLIHHFKLYTEGFHVPAGEVYAAVEAPKGEFGVYLVADGTNKPYRAKIRAPGYLHLQSMDWIASGHQLADVSAIIGTLDVVFGEIDR
- a CDS encoding sulfotransferase is translated as MTGQPTLLFCVGATKAGTSWLYRYLHAHPECRMRSIKELHFFDTVDFDDYAHQFDTYARLRSDLAARLAGAGEWRAGNLQRQIDDVDEIVAALALAQAGDADGAVRAYRDYLFAAARDARLVGDITPGYALLSEQRLTMMAGLSPAVRVLYLMRDPLDRLWSHVRMQAKRQLRAGEEIGLKSRRVLNRVVRRGMETHIPARGDYRATILRLQAAIPPAQLMIEFSERLLTEAGLRRLCAFLGIAWRKADTSERTHEGVKLAINPAQRLEAQAFLAPQYDFVEQNFGPLPLEWQANRAEVRV
- a CDS encoding NADH-quinone oxidoreductase subunit C; the encoded protein is MSEALTELAGYIEARRGDAVVSTSIAFGELTVTATLAGLSGLIDFLRADPTCAFSTLVDITAVDYPTRPERFDVVYHLLSMYRNHRVRVKVALREEDMVPSITGIHPAANWFEREVFDMFGILFSGHPDLRRILTDYGFRGFPLRKDFPTTGYTEVRYDEAQKRVVYEPVSLTQEYRQFDFMSPWEGARYVLPGDEKSKDAGAKS
- a CDS encoding NuoB/complex I 20 kDa subunit family protein, which produces MGVIAGGVQTGAHTAGADKEVTTAALNRDLQDKGFLLTSVEDVINWARNGSLHWMTFGLACCAVEMMHTSMPRYDIERFGTAPRASPRQSDLMIVAGTLTNKMAPALRKVYDQMPEPRYVISMGSCANGGGYYHYSYSVVRGCDRIVPVDIYVPGCPPTAEALLYGILQLQRKIRRTGTLVR
- a CDS encoding NADH-quinone oxidoreductase subunit A, producing MDDLLREYLPILIFLAMAIALGLVLLLAAVIVAVRNPDPEKVSAYECGFNAFDDARMKFDVRFYLVSILFIIFDLEVAFLFPWAVAFGGLSEVAFWSMMVFLGVLTVGFAYEWKKGALEWE
- a CDS encoding bleomycin resistance protein is translated as MTQQDPGALPDQAARNAAPRGALPEGGFAPLVPELDVRDLAASLRFWCGLLGFCVAYDRPAAGFAYLQRERAQVMICQINGEWLTGPLEPPFGRGINLQIACSSLDPIVTALETAGWPLFRPVADKWYRTGTREGGSREMLVQDPDGYLLRFAQSLGERAA